The window CGCCAGCACGAACTCCTCGTCGAGTTTAGCGAGGAAGGGGCCGAGCTTCGGGCCGTCATCCTGATCGAATAGCAGCCGGTAGCCTGCGGCGAAGAAGTCGCCGACGTCGACGTCGTGACGCCGTGCGGTCTCGAAGATCTCGCCCTGGATCTCGTCGGGGTCCTCCGTGACCTCGACGAAGTCCGCGAGCTCGTCGAGCGCCGCCTCGACGTTCTCGTCGAAGTCGACCGCCGGCAGTTCGTCGCGCTTGAGGTCGTAGTTGTACGCGTTGTCGGTCCTGCGGGCCCACTCGCGGGCGCGCTCGACTCGCGCGAGGGCTTCCTCGACGGCCCACTCGGGCGTGTCGTCGTCGATGTGGCCCTCGCGGCGGGCGATCTCCTCGCGCAGCTCGGGGTCGTCGGTCATCCCCAGCACCGCGGCGAAGGAGTAGGGGATGCGGACGCGTTCCTCGTCGACGTCCTCGACCAAGAACGGGTAGACGCGCTCGGCGAACTCGGCTTCGGCGTCGTCGGCCTCGATCTCGCCGAAGTAGACCCGTTCGAGCCGGTCGAACTCGTTGACGAGCTGGTCGAGCCGCTCGATCGAGAAGTCCTGGGCCTTGGAGGGGTCGGTGGCGAAGAAGTACCGCAGCACCTCGGGCTCGATCAGCTCGAGGACGTCCGAGACCAGCGCAACGTGGCCCTCCGAGGAAGAGAACGGCTGGCCGTCGAGCGTGAACCACTCGTAGACCATCGGCACCGGCGGCTCGACGTCCATCACGTTCAGCGCGACGTCGACGCCGCTGGGCCAGGAGCCTTCGGCGTGGTCCTTGCCGAACGGCTCGAAGTCGACGCCCAGGTGGTCCCACTGGGCGACCCACTCGAAGCGCCAGGGGAGCTTGCCCTCGCCGAAGCCGGCCTCGCCCTCGTGGCCGCAGCCCTCGATGGTGCGGTCGCCGGCCTCCATGTCGGTACAGCGGTACGAGACGGTTCCGGCCTCGACGTCGACGCCGGTCACCGTCTCGGTGATCTTACCGCAGTTCTCGCAGATCGGGTTGAACGGGTAGTAGTCCTCGTCGACCTTGTCCTGATACTCAGAGAGCACCTCGCGGGCGCGGTCGGCGTCCGCGAGCAGATCGGCGACGGTGTCGTCGAGCTCGCCGCGCTCGTACAGGTCGGTGTTCGAGACGACGTCCATCGGAACATCGAGCTGCTCGGCGATGCCGGCGATCAGCGTCGAGAAGTGCTCGCCGTAGGAGTCACAGCAACCGAAGGGGTCCGGGATGTCGGTGTAGGGGCGTCCGAGGTTCTTCCCCAGGGCGCCGGCGTTTACGTCGCCCAGATCGACGATATCGCCGTCGAGATCCGCGAGCTTCCGGGGAAGCTTCCGGAGCGGGTCGCGGTCGTCGGTGGTGAACACCTGCCGGACGTCGCGGCCGCGCTCGCGGAGCACTTCGGCGACAAAGTAGCCCAGCACGATCTCGTTGGCGTTGCCGAGATGCGGGATGCCCGACGGCGAGATGCCGCCCTTGATGACGATCGGCTCGTCGGGCTCGCTGGATTCGATTTCGTCCGCGACGCGATCCGCCCAGAAAACGTGGCGGTCGCTCGCCCCATCGTCGGCGTCGCCCTCGCGGAGGACGTATGGGTCGTACTCCGGCGGGACGCCGTGGTCAGGGCGGTCGTCTACGGCGTCCTCGTCGCCGTTCGCGTCGGCGTCGCCCCCTGCGCTCATAGCTCGCCGTCGGCCCAGTAGGTCGGCTCGTCGTCGGCGCCCTCGGGGATCACGTCGGTGCCCTCGTGGTCGCCGTACTTCACGGCGTCGAGGATGCGCTCCGGCTCGGTGCCGTCGAGGACGACCGTGCGCATGCCCGAGCGCTGGATCACCTTCGCGGCCAGCAGGTCGACCGGCGCCGAGCTGCCGGCGTTCATCTCGATGCCGGCGATCACGTCGACCAGCTCGGCGGCCGACAGCTCGCCGTACTTCGTCGCGTCGTCGGTCTCGTTGGGGTCGTCGCTGAACACGCCGGGGACGCTGGTGGCGTACACCAGCAGGTCGGCGTTGACGTACTCCGCGAGCGCGGCGCCGACCGCGTCGGTGGTCTGGGCCGGTGCGACGCCGCCCATCACGCAGACGTCGCCGCGCTTGAGCGCCGCGCCGGCGGCCTCGTAGTCCTCGGGCGGGGAGGGCGTCGCTTCCTCGCCCAACGCCGAGATCAGCAGCCGGGCGTTCAGCCGCGTGACGTCGATGCCGATCTCGTCGAGTTTCATCTCGTTTGCGCCCAGGTCCCGCGCCGTGCCGATGTAATCCCGGGCGACGGTGCCGCCGCCGACGACCGCGCCGACGGTGCAGCCGTCCTCGACGAGCTGCTCGATGACGGCCGCGTGCTCCCGGATCCGCTCGGCCCCCAGATCCGGAGCGAGCACGCTTCCGCCGATAGAAACGACGACTTTCATGCTACCCCGTCGTAACCCGGTTGCGCTCTTAAGGGTTGTCAAGTCGCGACTGTGCGCGCCTTCTACGGCTGCAGACAGCCCGGACCGGGGTTGGGATACTCACTCATTAACAAACCGTCCGGACCCTCCCGATCCGATCGAGCTGACACACAGTGCTTCGATCGAACTGGAGAGCCGGGCTCGTGGTCGGCGTCGCGCTGGCGGTCGCGGCGGCAGTCGCGACGCCGATCGCCGGGGCAGCCCTCTTACAGGAAGACGATCCGGGACCGCCCGACGACGCCGGTCCGCCCGACGATGCAGGACCGCCCGACGACGATGACGACGAGAGCGACGGAGACGATGAGGACGAGGATGACGGCGACGATGACGATGATGAGGATGAAGAAGACGAGGATGACGACGAAGAGGAGAACGACGGTAACGAAGATGACGGGGAGGACGAGGAGGGCGACGAT is drawn from Natronoarchaeum mannanilyticum and contains these coding sequences:
- the pyrH gene encoding UMP kinase — its product is MKVVVSIGGSVLAPDLGAERIREHAAVIEQLVEDGCTVGAVVGGGTVARDYIGTARDLGANEMKLDEIGIDVTRLNARLLISALGEEATPSPPEDYEAAGAALKRGDVCVMGGVAPAQTTDAVGAALAEYVNADLLVYATSVPGVFSDDPNETDDATKYGELSAAELVDVIAGIEMNAGSSAPVDLLAAKVIQRSGMRTVVLDGTEPERILDAVKYGDHEGTDVIPEGADDEPTYWADGEL
- the lysS gene encoding lysine--tRNA ligase, with amino-acid sequence MSAGGDADANGDEDAVDDRPDHGVPPEYDPYVLREGDADDGASDRHVFWADRVADEIESSEPDEPIVIKGGISPSGIPHLGNANEIVLGYFVAEVLRERGRDVRQVFTTDDRDPLRKLPRKLADLDGDIVDLGDVNAGALGKNLGRPYTDIPDPFGCCDSYGEHFSTLIAGIAEQLDVPMDVVSNTDLYERGELDDTVADLLADADRAREVLSEYQDKVDEDYYPFNPICENCGKITETVTGVDVEAGTVSYRCTDMEAGDRTIEGCGHEGEAGFGEGKLPWRFEWVAQWDHLGVDFEPFGKDHAEGSWPSGVDVALNVMDVEPPVPMVYEWFTLDGQPFSSSEGHVALVSDVLELIEPEVLRYFFATDPSKAQDFSIERLDQLVNEFDRLERVYFGEIEADDAEAEFAERVYPFLVEDVDEERVRIPYSFAAVLGMTDDPELREEIARREGHIDDDTPEWAVEEALARVERAREWARRTDNAYNYDLKRDELPAVDFDENVEAALDELADFVEVTEDPDEIQGEIFETARRHDVDVGDFFAAGYRLLFDQDDGPKLGPFLAKLDEEFVLARLRRER